In Archangium violaceum, the following are encoded in one genomic region:
- a CDS encoding TfuA-like protein: MIYVFVGPTLPAREGRRELEAVFLPPAAQGDVYRAALERPAAIGLIDGYFDGVPSVWHKEILWAMAEGIPVFGSASMGALRAAELASFGMEGVGVIFEAFQRGELTDDDEVAMAHAPAEDGFRPLSEALVNIRASLARAEREGVVDVLVREALEQLAKELYYPERSWPALLGRAEDAGLPPEPLRRLREWLPRGWVDQKRADALAMLRQMREYLAAHPEPKQVSYTLAQTDAWAEARRCAGRLESGSREEGEPLPREALLEELRVGGLLPRVRAGALARALALEEARQRGGEVELEAMRRVCEAFRREHGLGELPQFEEWLVAQRIAEPLRFFRDETWVRQTELLHATEVERCLPDHLRSLGIYGPLLDRACRKARTLSRSGLEHPGLEEAGLEEAALWRWYFMERLGRPVPSQLARYARGVGFGGEDELRRAVLRERCFLRLEQELEQRVGEE; the protein is encoded by the coding sequence ATGATCTACGTCTTCGTGGGACCCACGCTGCCCGCGCGGGAGGGGAGACGCGAGCTGGAGGCCGTGTTCCTTCCGCCCGCGGCCCAGGGGGATGTCTACCGGGCCGCGCTCGAACGGCCAGCGGCCATCGGTCTCATCGACGGCTACTTCGATGGTGTTCCCTCTGTCTGGCACAAGGAGATCCTCTGGGCCATGGCCGAGGGCATCCCCGTCTTCGGAAGCGCGAGCATGGGGGCGCTGCGAGCGGCGGAGCTGGCCTCGTTCGGCATGGAGGGCGTGGGGGTCATCTTCGAGGCATTCCAGCGCGGCGAGCTGACGGATGACGACGAGGTGGCCATGGCGCACGCGCCCGCCGAGGACGGCTTCCGCCCGTTGTCGGAGGCCCTGGTCAACATCCGGGCCTCCCTGGCGCGCGCCGAGCGCGAAGGCGTGGTGGACGTGCTGGTACGCGAGGCGCTGGAGCAGCTCGCCAAGGAACTCTACTACCCGGAGCGGAGCTGGCCGGCCCTGCTCGGGCGGGCCGAGGACGCGGGCTTGCCGCCCGAGCCTCTGCGGCGGCTGCGGGAGTGGCTGCCACGGGGATGGGTCGATCAGAAGCGCGCGGACGCGCTGGCCATGCTCCGCCAGATGCGCGAGTACCTGGCGGCCCACCCCGAACCCAAGCAGGTCTCGTACACGCTCGCCCAGACGGACGCGTGGGCGGAAGCTCGCCGATGCGCCGGGCGGCTCGAGTCGGGCAGCCGTGAGGAGGGCGAGCCGCTCCCGCGGGAGGCGTTGCTCGAGGAGCTGCGGGTCGGCGGCCTTCTTCCCCGGGTGCGGGCCGGAGCCCTGGCGCGTGCCCTGGCCCTGGAAGAGGCCCGGCAGCGGGGCGGTGAGGTCGAACTGGAGGCGATGCGGCGGGTCTGTGAGGCATTCCGTCGCGAGCACGGACTGGGCGAGCTGCCTCAGTTCGAGGAGTGGCTGGTGGCGCAGCGCATCGCCGAGCCGTTGCGGTTCTTCCGGGATGAGACGTGGGTACGCCAGACGGAGCTGCTGCACGCCACGGAGGTGGAGCGGTGCCTGCCGGATCACCTGCGCTCGCTCGGTATCTACGGGCCGCTGCTGGACCGTGCCTGTCGCAAGGCGCGGACGCTTTCCCGCTCCGGTCTGGAGCACCCCGGGCTCGAGGAGGCCGGGCTCGAGGAGGCGGCTCTGTGGCGCTGGTACTTCATGGAGCGGCTCGGTCGGCCCGTACCCTCCCAGCTCGCGCGGTACGCACGCGGCGTGGGTTTTGGCGGCGAGGATGAGCTCCGGCGCGCGGTGTTGCGGGAGCGCTGCTTCCTGCGCCTGGAGCAGGAGCTCGAGCAGCGGGTAGGGGAGGAGTGA
- a CDS encoding YcaO-like family protein, producing MVWTSTVVEPGGTTETLAPKSYRMGTHRLIPPEETLRRVCPLMRDMGITRIANLTGLDWIGLPVVAVYRPNARSLSASQGKGMDLTAARASGLMEAVESYHAEHIDLPLRRASYDELRASHPVVEVGALPRLSVNSFHPAMRLLWVEGRDLRDGSPLWLPFELVHTDFTLPLPEGSGAFLMSSNGLASGNHPLEAISHGLCEVVERDATTLWHLRSEESQHPTRLDLSTVDDPVCLQVLERFERAGMEVAVWETTTDVGLASFYCLLAERSPEPLRFRAPTTGAGCHPAREIALLRALTEAAQVRLTLISGARDDMGVTRCYDAFRDPAVWRHQVERMHREPPVRPFQDVPSFAGRSFEEDVAWELERLAAVGLHQVVVVDLSRPEFRIPVVRVVVPGLEALHDAPGYVPGRRGREMLKERSR from the coding sequence ATGGTGTGGACTTCGACAGTCGTCGAGCCGGGGGGGACCACGGAGACGTTGGCTCCCAAGTCCTACCGCATGGGGACGCACCGGCTGATTCCTCCCGAGGAGACGCTGCGGAGGGTGTGCCCGCTCATGCGGGACATGGGTATCACTCGCATCGCCAATCTCACCGGCCTGGATTGGATAGGCCTCCCGGTCGTGGCGGTGTACCGGCCCAACGCGCGCTCGCTGTCGGCGTCGCAGGGCAAGGGGATGGACCTGACCGCGGCGCGAGCCTCCGGGCTGATGGAGGCGGTGGAGTCCTACCACGCCGAGCACATCGACCTGCCGCTGCGGCGCGCCAGCTACGACGAGCTGCGGGCGAGCCACCCGGTGGTGGAGGTGGGCGCGCTTCCGCGCCTGTCGGTCAACTCCTTCCACCCGGCGATGCGGCTGTTATGGGTCGAGGGGCGTGACCTTCGGGACGGCTCTCCCCTGTGGTTGCCTTTCGAGTTGGTCCACACGGACTTCACCCTCCCGCTGCCCGAAGGCAGTGGCGCGTTCCTCATGAGCTCCAATGGACTGGCCTCTGGAAACCATCCGCTGGAGGCCATCAGCCACGGCCTCTGTGAGGTGGTGGAGCGGGATGCCACCACGCTGTGGCACCTGCGGAGCGAGGAGTCGCAACACCCGACGCGATTGGATTTGAGCACGGTGGATGACCCGGTCTGCCTCCAGGTGCTGGAGCGCTTCGAGCGGGCCGGGATGGAGGTGGCCGTCTGGGAGACGACCACCGACGTGGGGCTGGCGTCCTTCTACTGTCTTCTCGCCGAACGCTCGCCGGAGCCGCTCCGGTTCCGCGCTCCCACGACGGGGGCGGGCTGTCATCCCGCGCGGGAAATCGCCCTGCTGCGCGCGCTCACCGAAGCGGCCCAGGTGCGGCTCACGCTCATCTCCGGTGCTCGCGACGACATGGGGGTCACCCGCTGTTACGACGCCTTCCGGGACCCGGCCGTCTGGCGCCACCAGGTGGAGCGGATGCACCGGGAGCCGCCGGTCCGGCCCTTCCAGGACGTGCCCTCCTTCGCGGGGCGCTCCTTCGAGGAGGACGTGGCGTGGGAGCTGGAGCGGCTGGCGGCGGTGGGGCTGCACCAGGTGGTGGTGGTGGACCTGTCCCGGCCCGAGTTCCGCATCCCCGTGGTGCGGGTGGTGGTGCCCGGTCTGGAGGCGCTCCACGACGCGCCCGGCTACGTCCCGGGACGCCGGGGCCGCGAGATGCTGAAGGAGCGCAGCCGATGA
- a CDS encoding SDR family oxidoreductase, whose product MKHVTAVVGATGLLGGAICKHLRASGLPVRAMVRPTSEPSRVERLEEAGVELRQGDLKARSSLDGVCEGARAIISTATSTVSRQAGDSIQAVDLEGQLALVEAARRAGVEHFVFVSFAPMEVDSPLQQAKRAVEQSLMRSGIPRYTILQPTYFTEVWLSPALGFDFLKAHARLCGTGRGGLNWISFEDVARFAAAALESPRAWNAVLQLGGEEALGQLDVVRLFEERSGRRWTLEHIPEQALREQLDGATDPLQRSLAALMLHVALGGPVNPRPAMEAMALRPSRVRDYVERVLADHHLPVGV is encoded by the coding sequence ATGAAGCACGTCACGGCCGTCGTAGGCGCCACGGGGTTGCTGGGAGGGGCGATCTGCAAGCACCTGCGGGCGTCGGGCCTACCGGTGAGGGCCATGGTCCGACCGACCTCGGAGCCGAGCCGGGTCGAGCGCCTCGAAGAGGCGGGAGTGGAGTTGCGACAGGGGGACTTGAAGGCCCGGTCCTCGCTCGATGGGGTCTGCGAGGGCGCCCGGGCGATCATCTCGACGGCTACCTCCACGGTCTCGAGGCAAGCGGGGGACTCGATTCAAGCGGTGGATCTGGAGGGCCAGTTGGCTCTCGTGGAGGCCGCGAGGCGCGCGGGAGTGGAACACTTCGTCTTCGTCTCTTTCGCGCCCATGGAAGTGGACTCCCCCCTCCAGCAGGCCAAGCGCGCGGTGGAGCAGTCGCTGATGCGGAGCGGGATTCCTCGCTACACCATCCTCCAGCCCACCTATTTCACCGAGGTCTGGTTGAGCCCTGCCCTGGGCTTCGATTTCCTGAAGGCCCATGCGCGCCTCTGTGGGACGGGGCGTGGCGGGCTGAACTGGATCTCCTTCGAGGATGTGGCTCGTTTCGCCGCCGCCGCGCTGGAGAGTCCGCGGGCCTGGAATGCGGTCCTCCAGCTCGGGGGGGAGGAGGCGCTCGGCCAACTCGATGTGGTCCGCCTCTTCGAGGAGCGGAGCGGTCGTCGGTGGACGCTGGAGCATATTCCCGAGCAGGCGCTCCGCGAGCAGCTCGACGGTGCCACCGATCCGCTCCAGCGCTCCTTGGCGGCACTGATGCTCCATGTCGCGCTCGGCGGCCCGGTCAATCCGAGACCCGCCATGGAGGCCATGGCACTGCGCCCCAGCCGGGTCCGCGACTATGTGGAGCGCGTGCTGGCCGACCATCATCTTCCGGTGGGGGTTTGA
- a CDS encoding ABA4-like family protein: MDGELILKILNVPVLLGWLAMVLAPRARVTRWVLESDAIPLVIGAVYLALVAPHLPGLLGQFDTLEHIGAALQRPGMLLAGWIHYLAFDFLVGRVVLADSQRRGIPHLLVVPCLFLTFMLGPTGYLAYAAVRLVTRRFLPAVAPLPVSSTPVATEGVR, from the coding sequence ATGGACGGCGAGCTGATACTGAAGATCCTGAACGTGCCGGTGCTGCTGGGCTGGCTGGCGATGGTGCTGGCGCCCCGGGCGCGCGTGACGCGGTGGGTGCTGGAGAGCGACGCCATCCCCCTGGTGATTGGCGCCGTCTACCTGGCGCTGGTGGCGCCGCACCTGCCGGGCCTGCTCGGCCAGTTCGACACGCTGGAGCACATCGGCGCCGCGCTCCAGCGCCCCGGCATGCTGCTCGCGGGGTGGATCCACTACCTCGCGTTCGACTTCCTGGTGGGCCGGGTGGTGCTGGCCGATTCCCAGCGCCGCGGCATCCCCCACCTGCTCGTCGTGCCCTGCCTCTTCCTGACCTTCATGCTCGGCCCCACCGGCTATCTCGCCTACGCGGCCGTCCGCCTCGTCACCCGGCGCTTCCTGCCCGCCGTCGCCCCGCTTCCCGTGTCCTCCACTCCCGTCGCCACCGAAGGAGTCCGCTGA